One part of the Populus alba chromosome 18, ASM523922v2, whole genome shotgun sequence genome encodes these proteins:
- the LOC118039541 gene encoding uncharacterized protein yields MALRKLYSEIKGLKVKELPDHVKPMLSIGYVKKAVQRGMDNYHAKYIETSSIDPLLHVCYGGMILSYLIALPEERRHLEHQQHAKEHGGH; encoded by the coding sequence ATGGCATTAAGGAAGCTCTACAGCGAAATTAAGGGCTTGAAAGTTAAGGAATTGCCTGACCACGTGAAGCCGATGCTGTCAATTGGTTATGTGAAGAAAGCAGTGCAAAGAGGAATGGATAATTACCATGCGAAGTATATAGAAACAAGCTCAATCGATCCACTTCTTCATGTTTGCTATGGTGGCATGATTTTGTCTTACCTTATTGCTCTTCCTGAGGAACGCCGTCATCTTGAGCACCAGCAACATGCTAAGGAGCATGGTGGGCACTAG
- the LOC118039540 gene encoding 8-hydroxygeraniol oxidoreductase-like isoform X2 — protein sequence MSKSSSSQVITCKVCCGVGEPLKVEEIQVEPPKFSEIRVKVLCASLCHTDALYGKGFLIPLFPRVLGHEGVGVVESIGEGVRDLKEGDLVIPAYLGECQECENCMSGKTNLCLKYPLILNGLMPDGTSRMSINGQKLYHLFTCSTWSEYMVIDTNYVVKIDPSIDLSHASFLSCGFSTGFGSAWREANVEKGSSVAVLGLGAVGLGAIEGARMQGATKIIGVDKNEKKREKGQAFGMTDFINADEYFNRPISELIKDMTGGLGVDYCFECTGVGPLINEALLATKPGKGETFIVGAGTHQTVSIDFLPLICGGTLKGSIFGGLQIKSHLPILLDKCKNKEFNLDELLTHQVMLEDINKAFQLLQQEDCLKVLINM from the exons ATGTCAAAGAGCAGCAGCTCACAGGTTATCACATGCAAAG TATGCTGCGGAGTAGGGGAGCCATTGAAGGTGGAAGAGATACAGGTGGAGCCGCCAAAGTTTTCTGAGATTCGTGTGAAGGTCTTATGTGCTAGTTTATGCCATACCGATGCCTTATATGGCAAAGGATTCCTGATT CCTCTTTTCCCTCGAGTCCTAGGCCATGAAGGAGTTGG AGTGGTGGAAAGCATAGGTGAAGGAGTAAGAGATCTTAAAGAAGGAGACCTTGTCATTCCAGCCTACCTTGGGGAGTGCCAAGAATGTGAGAATTGCATGTCCGGGAAGACCAATTTATGCTTGAAGTACCCGTTAATCCTCAATGGGCTAATGCCTGATGGCACTTCAAGAATGTCCATTAATGGACAAAAATTGTATCACCTTTTTACATGCTCAACATGGTCTGAATACATGGTGATTGATACCAATTACGTTGTCAAGATTGATCCAAGCATAGATCTTTCTCATGCAAGCTTCCTTTCATGTGGTTTCTCAACTGGATTTGGGTCAGCTTGGAGGGAAGCTAATGTTGAGAAGGGATCAAGTGTTGCTGTCCTTGGTCTAGGCGCTGTTGGATTAGGG GCCATAGAGGGAGCTAGAATGCAAGGGGCGACAAAAATAATCGGAGTAGacaagaatgaaaagaaaagagagaaagggcAAGCCTTTGGAATGACTGATTTTATAAACGCAGATGAATACTTCAACAGACCTATTTCAGAACTGATAAAAGACATGACAGGTGGATTGGGTGTGGATTACTGCTTTGAGTGCACCGGTGTCGGACCTTTGATTAACGAAGCCCTCCTGGCAACAAAACCA GGGAAAGGAGAAACATTTATAGTTGGTGCTGGAACTCATCAAACTGTGTCCATCGACTTCCTACCTCTAATTTGTGGTGGAACTTTGAAGGGTTCTATTTTTGGGGGGCTCCAAATTAAATCCCATCTCCCCATTTTGCTTGACAAATGCAAAAATAAG GAATTCAATCTGGATGAACTTTTGACCCATCAAGTTATGTTGGAAGATATAAACAAAGCTTTTCAACTCCTGCAGCAAGAAGACTGTCTCAAGGTCCTTATCAACATGTAA
- the LOC118039540 gene encoding 8-hydroxygeraniol oxidoreductase-like isoform X1 gives MSKSSSSQVITCKAAVCCGVGEPLKVEEIQVEPPKFSEIRVKVLCASLCHTDALYGKGFLIPLFPRVLGHEGVGVVESIGEGVRDLKEGDLVIPAYLGECQECENCMSGKTNLCLKYPLILNGLMPDGTSRMSINGQKLYHLFTCSTWSEYMVIDTNYVVKIDPSIDLSHASFLSCGFSTGFGSAWREANVEKGSSVAVLGLGAVGLGAIEGARMQGATKIIGVDKNEKKREKGQAFGMTDFINADEYFNRPISELIKDMTGGLGVDYCFECTGVGPLINEALLATKPGKGETFIVGAGTHQTVSIDFLPLICGGTLKGSIFGGLQIKSHLPILLDKCKNKEFNLDELLTHQVMLEDINKAFQLLQQEDCLKVLINM, from the exons ATGTCAAAGAGCAGCAGCTCACAGGTTATCACATGCAAAG CTGCAGTATGCTGCGGAGTAGGGGAGCCATTGAAGGTGGAAGAGATACAGGTGGAGCCGCCAAAGTTTTCTGAGATTCGTGTGAAGGTCTTATGTGCTAGTTTATGCCATACCGATGCCTTATATGGCAAAGGATTCCTGATT CCTCTTTTCCCTCGAGTCCTAGGCCATGAAGGAGTTGG AGTGGTGGAAAGCATAGGTGAAGGAGTAAGAGATCTTAAAGAAGGAGACCTTGTCATTCCAGCCTACCTTGGGGAGTGCCAAGAATGTGAGAATTGCATGTCCGGGAAGACCAATTTATGCTTGAAGTACCCGTTAATCCTCAATGGGCTAATGCCTGATGGCACTTCAAGAATGTCCATTAATGGACAAAAATTGTATCACCTTTTTACATGCTCAACATGGTCTGAATACATGGTGATTGATACCAATTACGTTGTCAAGATTGATCCAAGCATAGATCTTTCTCATGCAAGCTTCCTTTCATGTGGTTTCTCAACTGGATTTGGGTCAGCTTGGAGGGAAGCTAATGTTGAGAAGGGATCAAGTGTTGCTGTCCTTGGTCTAGGCGCTGTTGGATTAGGG GCCATAGAGGGAGCTAGAATGCAAGGGGCGACAAAAATAATCGGAGTAGacaagaatgaaaagaaaagagagaaagggcAAGCCTTTGGAATGACTGATTTTATAAACGCAGATGAATACTTCAACAGACCTATTTCAGAACTGATAAAAGACATGACAGGTGGATTGGGTGTGGATTACTGCTTTGAGTGCACCGGTGTCGGACCTTTGATTAACGAAGCCCTCCTGGCAACAAAACCA GGGAAAGGAGAAACATTTATAGTTGGTGCTGGAACTCATCAAACTGTGTCCATCGACTTCCTACCTCTAATTTGTGGTGGAACTTTGAAGGGTTCTATTTTTGGGGGGCTCCAAATTAAATCCCATCTCCCCATTTTGCTTGACAAATGCAAAAATAAG GAATTCAATCTGGATGAACTTTTGACCCATCAAGTTATGTTGGAAGATATAAACAAAGCTTTTCAACTCCTGCAGCAAGAAGACTGTCTCAAGGTCCTTATCAACATGTAA
- the LOC118039540 gene encoding CYP enzymes assisting alcohol dehydrogenase-like isoform X3, translating to MSKSSSSQVITCKAAVCCGVGEPLKVEEIQVEPPKFSEIRVKVLCASLCHTDALYGKGFLIPLFPRVLGHEGVGVVESIGEGVRDLKEGDLVIPAYLGECQECENCMSGKTNLCLKYPLILNGLMPDGTSRMSINGQKLYHLFTCSTWSEYMVIDTNYVVKIDPSIDLSHASFLSCGFSTGFGSAWREANVEKGSSVAVLGLGAVGLGAIEGARMQGATKIIGVDKNEKKREKGQAFGMTDFINADEYFNRPISELIKDMTGGLGVDYCFECTGVGPLINEALLATKPEFNLDELLTHQVMLEDINKAFQLLQQEDCLKVLINM from the exons ATGTCAAAGAGCAGCAGCTCACAGGTTATCACATGCAAAG CTGCAGTATGCTGCGGAGTAGGGGAGCCATTGAAGGTGGAAGAGATACAGGTGGAGCCGCCAAAGTTTTCTGAGATTCGTGTGAAGGTCTTATGTGCTAGTTTATGCCATACCGATGCCTTATATGGCAAAGGATTCCTGATT CCTCTTTTCCCTCGAGTCCTAGGCCATGAAGGAGTTGG AGTGGTGGAAAGCATAGGTGAAGGAGTAAGAGATCTTAAAGAAGGAGACCTTGTCATTCCAGCCTACCTTGGGGAGTGCCAAGAATGTGAGAATTGCATGTCCGGGAAGACCAATTTATGCTTGAAGTACCCGTTAATCCTCAATGGGCTAATGCCTGATGGCACTTCAAGAATGTCCATTAATGGACAAAAATTGTATCACCTTTTTACATGCTCAACATGGTCTGAATACATGGTGATTGATACCAATTACGTTGTCAAGATTGATCCAAGCATAGATCTTTCTCATGCAAGCTTCCTTTCATGTGGTTTCTCAACTGGATTTGGGTCAGCTTGGAGGGAAGCTAATGTTGAGAAGGGATCAAGTGTTGCTGTCCTTGGTCTAGGCGCTGTTGGATTAGGG GCCATAGAGGGAGCTAGAATGCAAGGGGCGACAAAAATAATCGGAGTAGacaagaatgaaaagaaaagagagaaagggcAAGCCTTTGGAATGACTGATTTTATAAACGCAGATGAATACTTCAACAGACCTATTTCAGAACTGATAAAAGACATGACAGGTGGATTGGGTGTGGATTACTGCTTTGAGTGCACCGGTGTCGGACCTTTGATTAACGAAGCCCTCCTGGCAACAAAACCA GAATTCAATCTGGATGAACTTTTGACCCATCAAGTTATGTTGGAAGATATAAACAAAGCTTTTCAACTCCTGCAGCAAGAAGACTGTCTCAAGGTCCTTATCAACATGTAA